The following proteins come from a genomic window of Gossypium raimondii isolate GPD5lz chromosome 5, ASM2569854v1, whole genome shotgun sequence:
- the LOC105767525 gene encoding uncharacterized protein LOC105767525, which yields MEGTEVEGRDKDRKLQIAVRRAKAALLLSSLKSSVNRVFEAANNDKFKTQVKEKMRREIESLRVELVKERLKMKKIKFCGMVDLILQVILVMLISSFFMKLALDFFIFGDESFFCYSAT from the exons ATGGAAGGAACTGAAGTGGAAGGAAGAGACAAGGATCGAAAATTGCAGATCGCAGTTCGCCGCGCCAAAGCTGCGCTTCTGCTTTCTTCactgaaatcatcagtgaaTCGCGTCTTCGAAGCAGCAAACAACGACAAATTTAAG ACGCAGGTAAAGGAAAAGATGAGGAGAGAGATTGAAAGCCTGAGGGTGGAGTTGGTAAAGGAGCGATTGAAgatgaagaaaatcaaattctgTGGAATGGTGGATCTGATTCTTCAAGTCATCTTGGTTATGTTGATTTCCAGTTTCTTTATGAAGCTAGCACTTGATTTCTTTATCTTTGGTGATGAATCTTTCTTCTGTTACTCAGCAACCTag